From Cupriavidus taiwanensis, a single genomic window includes:
- a CDS encoding GNAT family N-acetyltransferase: MMTEITIRDATPEDMEAVCAIYNDAVENTTAIWNEVLVDVANRLDWLSARRKAGLPVLVALDATGVVVGYASFGDWRAFDGYRHTVEHSVYVRTDQRGKGIAGSLMKALIERAGELGKHIIVSAIEAGNASSIRLHEKLGFEQVGLMKEVGTKFGKWLDLVFMQLNIDHRADPDGARKQ, translated from the coding sequence ATGATGACCGAAATAACGATTCGCGATGCCACGCCAGAAGACATGGAAGCGGTATGTGCGATCTACAACGATGCTGTGGAGAACACGACGGCAATCTGGAATGAGGTCCTTGTCGATGTGGCCAATCGCTTGGACTGGCTTTCCGCACGGCGCAAGGCCGGCTTACCGGTTCTCGTGGCGCTGGACGCAACGGGCGTTGTGGTCGGCTATGCGTCATTTGGGGATTGGCGCGCGTTTGATGGCTATCGCCATACCGTGGAGCACTCGGTGTACGTGCGAACTGACCAGCGTGGCAAAGGTATTGCCGGCTCGCTAATGAAAGCTCTTATCGAGCGTGCGGGCGAACTCGGCAAACACATCATAGTCAGCGCGATCGAAGCAGGTAACGCGAGCTCGATCCGTCTACATGAAAAACTGGGCTTCGAGCAGGTCGGCCTGATGAAGGAGGTTGGCACGAAGTTCGGCAAGTGGCTGGACCTTGTCTTCATGCAGCTCAACATCGACCATCGTGCTGACCCGGATGGTGCGCGGAAGCAGTAG
- a CDS encoding 6,7-dimethyl-8-ribityllumazine synthase encodes MKTSIFSRAARVAFIQAEWHKDLLENALEGFLRRMVQLGVSTDAVDFFEVPGAFEIPLFAKRIATRGDYAAIIESALVVDGGIYRHEFVAQAVVEGLMRVQLETDTPVFSMVLTPHNFRAEEHMRGFFAKLLIEKGDEVADACVRAVGCLERPGGCMSAEAARHLAPGRVGERLISTTA; translated from the coding sequence ATGAAGACAAGCATTTTTTCCCGCGCGGCGCGTGTTGCATTCATTCAGGCGGAGTGGCACAAAGACCTGCTGGAGAACGCGCTTGAGGGATTCCTGCGCCGCATGGTCCAACTCGGGGTGTCTACCGATGCCGTAGACTTCTTCGAAGTGCCTGGAGCATTCGAAATTCCGCTGTTCGCCAAACGGATCGCGACACGCGGAGACTATGCGGCGATTATTGAAAGTGCGCTCGTTGTTGACGGAGGCATCTATCGGCACGAGTTCGTCGCTCAAGCCGTCGTGGAGGGGTTGATGCGCGTGCAACTCGAAACGGACACACCGGTGTTTTCAATGGTGCTGACGCCGCACAATTTTCGAGCTGAAGAGCACATGCGCGGATTCTTCGCCAAACTCTTGATAGAGAAGGGCGATGAGGTGGCAGACGCGTGTGTTAGGGCAGTCGGCTGCCTCGAGCGCCCGGGTGGATGCATGTCTGCTGAGGCAGCACGGCATCTGGCTCCTGGACGAGTAGGCGAGCGCCTGATTTCGACCACCGCATAG